One window of the Tetragenococcus koreensis genome contains the following:
- the glnA gene encoding type I glutamate--ammonia ligase produces MEKTKISTTEIKKIAKEENVRFLRLMFTDILGTIKNVEVPISQLDKVLANKLMFDGSSIEGFVRIEESDMYLYPDLATWMIFPWENEHGKVARLICDIHNPDGTPFAGDPRGNLKRSLEKMKKLGFTSFNLGPEPEFFLFKLDDNDDITMNLNDTGGYFDLSPTDLGENCRRDIVLELEKLNFEVEASHHEVAFGQHEIDFKYADAVEACDNIQTFKLVVKTIARKHGLHATFMPKPLFGINGSGMHCNMSLFEGDKNAFYDETDDLQLSQNAYHFLAGLLKHARAFTAICNPTVNSYKRLVPGYEAPVYIAWSGRNRSPLIRVPESRGLSTRLELRSVDPTANPYLALSLLLQAGLDGIENQLTPPAPINRNIYHMDEKERAADGIYDLPSTLENALKALDEDELLKNALGTHIYTSFAAAKESEWATFRQTVSEWEKEQYLELY; encoded by the coding sequence ATGGAAAAAACTAAAATAAGCACCACTGAGATCAAGAAAATCGCTAAAGAAGAAAATGTTCGTTTTTTACGTTTAATGTTTACTGACATCTTAGGCACTATTAAAAATGTAGAAGTTCCTATCAGCCAATTAGATAAAGTACTAGCTAACAAATTAATGTTTGATGGTTCTTCTATTGAAGGCTTTGTGCGAATTGAAGAAAGTGATATGTATCTTTATCCCGATTTAGCAACCTGGATGATCTTTCCTTGGGAAAACGAGCATGGAAAAGTGGCACGTTTAATTTGTGATATCCATAACCCTGATGGCACTCCTTTTGCAGGAGATCCACGAGGAAATTTAAAGCGTTCATTAGAAAAAATGAAAAAATTAGGTTTCACTTCTTTTAATTTAGGTCCCGAACCAGAATTTTTCTTATTCAAATTGGATGATAATGACGACATTACTATGAATTTAAATGATACTGGCGGATACTTCGACTTATCACCAACAGATCTGGGTGAAAACTGTCGTCGTGACATTGTATTAGAACTAGAAAAATTAAATTTTGAAGTCGAAGCTTCACACCATGAAGTGGCTTTTGGTCAACATGAGATCGACTTTAAATATGCCGATGCTGTAGAAGCTTGCGATAATATCCAAACTTTTAAACTTGTAGTTAAAACTATCGCCCGTAAACATGGCTTACACGCGACTTTTATGCCAAAACCGTTATTTGGTATCAATGGTTCAGGCATGCATTGTAATATGTCACTGTTTGAAGGAGATAAAAATGCTTTTTACGACGAAACAGATGATTTACAACTAAGCCAAAATGCTTACCACTTTTTAGCTGGTCTTCTAAAACATGCCCGTGCATTTACGGCTATCTGTAATCCTACCGTTAATTCATATAAACGTCTCGTGCCTGGTTATGAAGCTCCCGTATACATTGCTTGGTCAGGCAGAAACCGTTCACCTCTCATTCGCGTGCCCGAATCAAGAGGACTATCTACCCGTTTGGAATTACGTTCTGTCGACCCTACAGCTAATCCTTATTTAGCTTTATCGCTACTCTTACAAGCAGGTTTAGATGGTATCGAAAACCAATTGACTCCGCCAGCTCCTATCAACCGCAACATTTATCATATGGACGAAAAAGAACGAGCAGCCGATGGCATCTATGACCTACCTTCAACTCTGGAAAACGCACTAAAAGCACTAGATGAAGATGAGTTGCTCAAAAACGCACTAGGAACACATATTTACACAAGTTTTGCAGCAGCCAAAGAAAGTGAGTGGGCCACTTTTAGGCAAACTGTTTCCGAATGGGAGAAAGAACAGTATTTAGAATTATATTAA
- the truA gene encoding tRNA pseudouridine(38-40) synthase TruA, translated as MVRYKAIIAYDGTNFSGFQSQINGRTVQDEIEKTLSKIANQTIKINGSGRTDAGVHALGQVIDFAWPFEQSLEKLRFALDTQTPGDIAVKQVELVPDSFHSRYLAKEKTYEFRVDIGKPRSPFRRFYTSYYPYELDLEKIKRALPDFLGTHDFTSFCSGKSAVKNKTRTIYEADLVISESGDELLFTFRGDGFLYNMIRIIVGTLLKIGNGNIRHDAIPQIIAARDRDAAGPTAHPEGLYLKEVKYE; from the coding sequence ATGGTTCGATATAAAGCAATTATTGCCTATGATGGGACAAATTTTAGCGGCTTTCAAAGCCAGATTAATGGTCGCACTGTCCAAGATGAGATTGAAAAAACATTGTCTAAAATCGCAAATCAAACGATTAAGATTAATGGTTCGGGACGAACAGATGCCGGCGTTCATGCCTTAGGGCAAGTGATTGATTTTGCTTGGCCCTTTGAGCAATCGTTAGAAAAATTGCGTTTTGCTCTAGATACCCAAACGCCAGGAGATATTGCTGTAAAGCAAGTAGAGCTGGTCCCGGATAGCTTTCATTCTCGTTATTTAGCGAAAGAAAAAACCTATGAATTTCGGGTAGATATTGGCAAACCGCGCAGCCCTTTTCGCCGTTTTTATACTAGCTATTATCCATACGAACTGGATTTAGAAAAAATAAAGCGAGCACTCCCTGATTTTTTAGGGACGCATGATTTTACTTCATTTTGTTCAGGAAAAAGTGCAGTTAAAAATAAAACGAGGACAATTTATGAGGCGGATTTGGTTATTAGTGAATCAGGAGATGAGCTACTGTTTACTTTCCGAGGCGATGGCTTTTTGTATAATATGATCCGGATTATAGTAGGTACGCTGTTAAAAATTGGAAATGGAAATATTCGACATGATGCGATTCCGCAAATTATTGCTGCACGTGACCGCGATGCAGCAGGACCTACTGCTCATCCAGAAGGTTTATATTTAAAAGAAGTTAAATACGAGTAA
- a CDS encoding energy-coupling factor transporter transmembrane component T family protein produces the protein MMNKLILGRYIPGNSLIHRLDPRTKLLTSFYFIGIIFFANNWQSYLLLGLFTIFCIYLSKIDFGFFLRGVRPLLWLILFTVALQVLFTSGGEVYWEWGVFQVTAFGVQNGIFIFCRFVLIIFMSTLLTLTTPPLELSDAIEFILRPLNAINFPVHEISLMLSIALRFVPTLMDETEKIMNAQRARGVDFSEGNLIQKMKAVIPLLIPLFVSSFNRADDLATAMEARGYQGGEGRSKYRILHWHKKDTVSICSYALLTVALIYLRA, from the coding sequence ATAATGAATAAGTTGATTTTAGGTAGATATATTCCGGGAAATTCGCTCATTCATCGACTGGACCCGCGAACGAAATTGCTTACTAGTTTTTACTTTATTGGGATCATTTTTTTCGCAAATAATTGGCAAAGCTACTTACTTTTAGGCCTATTTACGATTTTTTGTATTTATTTGTCAAAAATTGATTTTGGTTTTTTCCTGCGTGGCGTTCGGCCACTACTTTGGTTGATATTATTTACAGTTGCCTTGCAAGTCCTATTTACTTCTGGTGGCGAAGTTTATTGGGAATGGGGCGTCTTTCAGGTTACTGCCTTTGGTGTACAAAACGGGATTTTTATTTTCTGTCGGTTTGTACTAATTATCTTTATGTCGACTTTACTAACGTTGACAACCCCTCCATTAGAGTTGTCAGACGCTATCGAATTTATTTTACGTCCCTTGAATGCAATTAATTTTCCTGTTCATGAAATTTCTTTGATGTTGTCAATTGCCTTACGGTTTGTACCAACCTTAATGGATGAAACAGAAAAAATTATGAATGCTCAACGCGCTCGTGGAGTTGATTTTAGTGAAGGAAATTTGATTCAAAAGATGAAAGCTGTTATTCCTTTGCTGATTCCTCTGTTTGTCTCAAGCTTTAATCGAGCAGATGATTTAGCAACAGCGATGGAGGCCCGTGGCTATCAAGGTGGTGAAGGAAGAAGCAAATATCGAATACTGCATTGGCATAAAAAAGATACCGTTTCTATATGTTCTTATGCGCTGCTAACGGTGGCATTAATTTATTTAAGAGCTTAA
- a CDS encoding energy-coupling factor ABC transporter ATP-binding protein, translated as MDIVFEQVNFTYQPNSPFEQRVLYDINMTIKEGSYNALVGHTGSGKSTILQHLNALLKPTSGNVKIGERTITPETNNKNLKPIRKKVGIVFQFPESQLFEETVGKDIAFGPKNFGVSEEDALELAKEYVTLVGLDESFLERSPFDLSGGQMRRVAIAGVLAMEPEVLVLDEPTAGLDPKGRKDMMAIFEHLRQAKQMTIVLVTHSMDDVANYADYVYVLEKGQLVKDGSPEEVFQNVQWLQEKQLGVPTAAAFAKRLEEKGMSFKQLPLTASELADELVARGGDTNNE; from the coding sequence ATGGACATCGTTTTTGAACAAGTAAACTTTACCTATCAACCCAATTCTCCCTTTGAACAACGTGTTTTATATGATATTAATATGACAATCAAAGAAGGTTCTTATAATGCGCTAGTTGGTCACACAGGAAGTGGTAAATCGACTATTTTGCAGCATTTAAATGCCTTATTGAAGCCAACCTCAGGTAATGTGAAAATTGGTGAGCGGACGATTACTCCTGAAACCAACAATAAAAATTTAAAACCGATTCGTAAAAAAGTAGGAATCGTTTTTCAATTTCCTGAGTCACAACTTTTTGAAGAAACAGTGGGCAAAGATATTGCTTTTGGACCGAAAAATTTTGGTGTATCAGAAGAAGATGCTTTAGAGCTAGCTAAAGAATATGTAACATTAGTTGGTTTAGACGAAAGCTTTCTTGAACGTTCTCCATTTGATTTGTCCGGGGGCCAAATGCGCCGGGTTGCAATTGCCGGAGTATTAGCTATGGAACCGGAAGTACTAGTATTAGATGAACCTACAGCAGGGCTTGATCCTAAAGGACGTAAAGATATGATGGCGATATTTGAACATTTACGTCAAGCTAAACAAATGACCATCGTCCTGGTTACTCATTCGATGGATGATGTGGCTAATTATGCAGATTATGTCTATGTTTTAGAAAAAGGGCAGCTAGTCAAAGATGGAAGCCCTGAAGAGGTTTTCCAAAATGTTCAATGGCTGCAGGAGAAACAATTAGGAGTACCGACTGCAGCTGCGTTTGCTAAACGTTTAGAAGAAAAAGGAATGTCCTTTAAACAGCTGCCTCTTACGGCAAGCGAGTTAGCCGATGAGCTAGTGGCAAGAGGAGGGGACACAAATAATGAATAA
- a CDS encoding energy-coupling factor ABC transporter ATP-binding protein — MESIINLKNITFRYQEDDTRAALQDLSLTINKGEWVAIIGHNGSGKSTLAKTINGLLLPETGHVSVGQFDLNEENIWTIRKMVGMVFQNPDNQFVGATVEDDVAFGMENQGIPREEMVPRVKESLEQVRLTDFADKEPARLSGGQKQRVAIAGVVALRPDIIILDEATSMLDPEGRQEVISILKEIKKKYQLTVLSITHDIDEAANANRILVMREGKLVDEGTPAQIFSEGPSLVEKGLDLPFPEKLKEALKVRGVTVPENYLSEEGMVDWLWTSFLNK, encoded by the coding sequence ATGGAATCGATCATAAATTTAAAAAATATTACGTTTCGCTATCAAGAAGATGACACAAGAGCTGCTTTACAAGATCTATCATTAACTATTAATAAGGGAGAATGGGTGGCTATTATTGGTCATAATGGCTCAGGTAAATCTACCTTAGCCAAGACGATCAATGGCTTGCTTTTGCCAGAAACAGGTCATGTTTCAGTAGGACAATTTGATTTAAATGAAGAGAATATTTGGACGATTCGTAAAATGGTCGGTATGGTTTTTCAGAATCCGGATAACCAGTTTGTAGGAGCTACAGTCGAAGATGACGTTGCCTTTGGTATGGAAAATCAAGGGATTCCACGGGAGGAAATGGTTCCTCGGGTGAAAGAATCTTTGGAGCAAGTACGGTTGACGGACTTTGCTGATAAAGAACCTGCACGTTTGTCAGGTGGGCAAAAACAGCGGGTAGCGATTGCTGGTGTGGTAGCTTTACGACCAGATATCATCATTCTTGATGAAGCAACCAGTATGTTAGATCCTGAAGGCCGGCAAGAAGTGATCTCGATTCTTAAAGAAATCAAGAAAAAATATCAATTAACGGTGCTTTCCATCACACATGATATTGATGAAGCTGCTAATGCAAATCGGATATTAGTTATGCGTGAAGGAAAGTTAGTAGACGAAGGTACACCGGCGCAAATTTTTTCTGAAGGGCCAAGCCTGGTAGAAAAAGGGTTGGATTTACCTTTTCCAGAAAAATTAAAAGAAGCACTAAAAGTTCGGGGCGTTACAGTCCCTGAAAATTATTTGAGTGAAGAAGGGATGGTGGATTGGCTATGGACATCGTTTTTGAACAAGTAA
- the rplQ gene encoding 50S ribosomal protein L17 — MSYRKLGRTSSQRKAMLRDLTTDLFINERIVTTEARAKEVRSTAEKMITLGKRGDLHARRQAATFVRNEVANVREEDEEIVIDSALQKLFKDIAPRYEERQGGYTRILKTEPRRGDAAAMVILELV, encoded by the coding sequence GTGAGTTATCGTAAATTAGGACGCACATCTAGTCAACGTAAAGCGATGTTGCGTGATTTAACAACTGACTTATTCATTAACGAACGGATTGTTACGACAGAAGCTCGTGCCAAAGAAGTTCGTTCAACAGCAGAAAAAATGATCACTCTAGGAAAACGCGGTGATTTGCATGCGCGTCGCCAAGCGGCTACATTTGTACGTAATGAAGTAGCTAATGTGCGTGAAGAAGACGAAGAGATTGTTATCGATTCAGCTTTACAAAAGCTTTTTAAAGATATCGCTCCTCGCTATGAAGAACGCCAAGGCGGTTATACTCGTATCTTGAAGACAGAACCAAGACGCGGAGATGCTGCAGCAATGGTTATCCTAGAACTTGTCTAA
- a CDS encoding DNA-directed RNA polymerase subunit alpha: MIEFEKPRIAKIDEEKDYGQFIVEPLERGYGTTLGNSLRRILLSSLPGAAITNIQIDGVLHEFSTIKGVREDVAQIILNIKGLALKLYSEEEKNLEIDISGPATITAGDIIVDSDVEILNKEMYICTVAEGTRFHARLSVQPGRGYDQADENKKEDMPIGVLPVDSIYTPVRRVNYQVENTRVGRRDDYDKLTMELWTDGSIEPLDALSLSAKILTEHLEIFVNMTDEAKNTEIMVEKEETQKEKMLEMTIEELDLSVRSYNCLKRAGINTVQELTNKSEPEMIKVRNLGRKSLEEVKSKLSDLGLGLRKDD, from the coding sequence ATGATTGAATTCGAAAAACCAAGAATTGCAAAGATTGATGAAGAGAAAGATTATGGCCAGTTCATCGTAGAACCTCTTGAAAGAGGCTATGGAACTACATTAGGAAATTCCCTGCGTCGTATTTTGTTATCTTCTTTACCAGGAGCAGCAATCACGAATATCCAAATCGATGGTGTATTACATGAATTTTCAACGATCAAAGGCGTTCGAGAAGATGTTGCGCAAATCATTTTGAATATTAAAGGTCTTGCATTAAAACTTTATAGTGAAGAAGAAAAAAACCTTGAAATCGATATTTCCGGACCAGCTACTATAACTGCTGGCGATATTATCGTTGACAGTGATGTAGAAATTCTTAATAAAGAAATGTACATCTGTACTGTAGCAGAAGGAACAAGATTTCATGCACGCTTGTCGGTTCAACCCGGACGTGGATATGATCAAGCAGATGAAAACAAAAAAGAAGATATGCCAATTGGTGTACTTCCTGTTGATTCGATCTATACACCCGTACGTCGAGTGAACTATCAAGTAGAAAATACACGTGTTGGTCGTCGGGATGATTATGATAAATTAACCATGGAACTTTGGACTGACGGTTCAATTGAACCACTTGATGCGTTAAGTTTATCAGCGAAAATTCTCACGGAGCATTTGGAAATTTTTGTGAATATGACCGATGAAGCGAAAAATACTGAAATCATGGTTGAAAAAGAAGAAACACAAAAAGAAAAAATGCTAGAAATGACAATCGAAGAATTAGACTTATCTGTTCGTTCGTACAATTGTCTAAAACGTGCTGGCATCAATACTGTACAAGAATTAACTAATAAATCTGAACCAGAAATGATCAAAGTACGTAATTTGGGCCGCAAATCTCTTGAAGAAGTGAAATCTAAATTAAGCGATCTTGGTCTGGGATTACGTAAAGACGATTAA
- the rpsK gene encoding 30S ribosomal protein S11 yields the protein MAQKKVNRKRRVKKNIESGIAHIHSTFNNTIVMITDVHGNALSWSSAGALGFRGSRKSTPFAAQLAAETAAKAGMEQGLKNVEVTVKGPGSGREAAIRSLQAAGLEVAAIRDVTPVPHNGCRPPKRRRV from the coding sequence ATGGCACAAAAAAAAGTGAATCGTAAACGCCGTGTGAAAAAGAATATTGAATCCGGTATTGCACATATTCATTCAACATTCAACAATACAATTGTGATGATTACTGATGTACATGGTAATGCGTTATCATGGTCTTCAGCAGGTGCATTAGGATTTAGAGGTAGCAGAAAATCAACACCATTTGCCGCTCAATTAGCAGCAGAAACTGCAGCAAAAGCAGGAATGGAACAAGGTTTGAAGAATGTAGAAGTAACTGTAAAAGGCCCAGGTTCAGGACGTGAAGCAGCAATTCGTTCATTACAAGCAGCAGGATTGGAAGTGGCTGCGATTCGTGACGTAACACCAGTTCCTCATAATGGATGCCGCCCTCCAAAACGCCGTCGTGTTTAA
- the rpsM gene encoding 30S ribosomal protein S13, with amino-acid sequence MARIAGVDIPRDKHVVVSLTYIFGIGDTTAKDILAKAGVSEDIRVRDLTNEQTDAIRAEVDTRKVEGDLRREINLDVKRLMEIGSYRGLRHRRGLPVRGQHTKNNARTRKGPATTIAGKKK; translated from the coding sequence ATGGCTCGTATTGCAGGAGTAGATATCCCTCGTGATAAGCATGTAGTTGTTTCTCTTACTTATATTTTTGGAATTGGAGATACGACTGCCAAAGACATTTTAGCAAAAGCTGGCGTTTCTGAAGACATCCGAGTTCGTGATCTAACCAACGAACAAACAGATGCGATTCGCGCTGAAGTGGATACTAGAAAAGTTGAAGGCGATCTTCGTCGTGAAATTAACTTAGATGTTAAACGTTTGATGGAAATTGGTTCATATCGCGGCTTGCGTCATCGTCGTGGCTTGCCTGTTCGCGGACAACATACTAAAAATAATGCCCGTACACGCAAAGGACCAGCAACAACTATCGCAGGCAAGAAAAAATAA
- the rpmJ gene encoding 50S ribosomal protein L36, whose protein sequence is MKVRPSVKPMCEHCKVVRRKGRVMVICSANPKHKQRQG, encoded by the coding sequence ATGAAAGTAAGACCATCAGTAAAACCAATGTGTGAACATTGTAAAGTCGTTCGTCGTAAAGGACGCGTTATGGTGATTTGTTCAGCAAACCCAAAACATAAACAACGTCAAGGATAA
- the infA gene encoding translation initiation factor IF-1, translated as MAKEDMIEIEGTVVETLPNAMFKVELENGHEILATVSGKIRMHYIRILPGDKVTVELSPYDLSRGRITYRFK; from the coding sequence GTGGCAAAAGAAGATATGATTGAAATAGAAGGTACAGTCGTCGAAACTTTGCCAAATGCAATGTTTAAAGTCGAGCTTGAAAACGGCCATGAAATTCTTGCGACTGTTTCTGGTAAAATTCGAATGCACTATATTCGTATCTTGCCAGGCGATAAGGTGACTGTCGAACTTTCGCCTTATGACTTGAGTCGTGGTCGTATTACGTATCGTTTTAAATAA
- a CDS encoding adenylate kinase, with product MNLVLMGLPGAGKGTQAEKIIAEYNIPQISTGDMFRQAIAKQTDLGLEAKSYMDKGELVPDEVTNGIVKERLAESDTEDGFLLDGFPRTLDQAEALDAMMQDLGKQLDSVIEIQVPEEVLVERLSGRYICRNCGATYHKVFNPTKVEGTCDRCGGHDFYQREDDKPETVRNRLAVNVENSKPILAYYDKKGLLSSIDGNREINEVFAEIKQILAK from the coding sequence ATGAACCTCGTTTTAATGGGACTCCCTGGTGCTGGAAAAGGGACTCAAGCAGAAAAAATTATTGCTGAATATAATATCCCACAAATTTCAACGGGAGATATGTTCAGACAAGCGATCGCAAAACAAACAGATCTTGGTTTAGAAGCAAAGTCTTATATGGATAAAGGTGAACTCGTGCCTGATGAAGTGACTAACGGGATTGTAAAAGAACGTTTGGCTGAATCAGATACCGAGGACGGTTTTTTATTAGACGGTTTCCCTCGTACTTTGGATCAAGCCGAAGCACTAGATGCAATGATGCAGGATTTGGGAAAACAACTTGATTCTGTCATTGAAATTCAAGTGCCAGAAGAAGTACTAGTTGAACGTTTATCAGGACGTTATATTTGCCGCAACTGCGGTGCAACATATCATAAGGTATTTAATCCAACGAAAGTTGAAGGTACTTGTGACCGTTGTGGCGGACATGATTTTTACCAACGAGAAGATGACAAACCAGAAACTGTTAGAAATCGTTTGGCGGTTAATGTGGAAAACAGTAAACCTATTTTAGCTTACTATGATAAAAAAGGCTTGCTATCCTCAATTGACGGTAATCGTGAGATTAATGAAGTTTTTGCGGAAATTAAACAAATTCTAGCGAAGTAG
- the secY gene encoding preprotein translocase subunit SecY, protein MLKLLKDAFKVKDIRSRILFTIFILFVFRIGTHVTVPGVDAAELQTISELPFMNMLDLVSGSAMQRFSVFSMGVSPYITASIIVQLAQMDIIPKFVEWSKQGEVGRKKLNQATRYITLVLGFLQSIALTAGFQVFTQFGFVPDPSISTYVVIGIILTTGTMFVTWLGELITEKGVGNGVSMLIFAGIISRLPVSAREIVDDYFININPDDLWKSVVFVVILIVAMLVIVTIVTFFQQAERKIPIQYTKRVAGAPTSSYLPLKVNAAGVIPVIFASSLITTPNAIFQAFGSARGETWFDVIQTLFDYNTVPGAILYGTLIVGFTFFYAFVQVNPEKLSENLQKQGSYIPSVRPGKGTEEFVSKLLMRLSTVGSLFLGAVALLPIIASMVWDLPESIGLGGTSLLIVISVALETAKQIEGLMLKRQYTGFLN, encoded by the coding sequence ATGTTAAAACTTTTAAAGGACGCTTTTAAAGTCAAGGATATTAGATCAAGGATCTTGTTTACCATATTTATTCTGTTTGTATTTCGTATTGGAACGCATGTCACTGTTCCTGGTGTAGATGCGGCAGAACTACAAACTATTTCTGAATTACCGTTTATGAATATGTTGGACTTAGTCAGCGGTAGTGCGATGCAGCGTTTCTCCGTCTTTTCGATGGGGGTTTCGCCCTACATTACTGCTTCGATTATTGTTCAATTAGCTCAAATGGATATTATTCCTAAATTTGTTGAGTGGTCAAAACAAGGTGAAGTGGGACGTAAAAAGTTGAATCAAGCGACTCGTTACATCACTTTAGTGTTAGGTTTTTTACAATCTATTGCACTAACAGCTGGTTTTCAAGTTTTTACCCAATTCGGCTTTGTTCCTGATCCTTCTATTTCAACCTATGTGGTCATTGGTATCATTTTAACTACAGGGACCATGTTTGTTACTTGGTTGGGTGAATTGATTACCGAAAAAGGAGTTGGAAACGGCGTTTCTATGCTTATTTTTGCGGGAATTATTTCGCGCTTGCCCGTTTCAGCAAGAGAAATAGTTGATGACTATTTTATTAATATTAATCCAGACGATCTTTGGAAATCAGTTGTATTTGTGGTCATTTTGATTGTTGCTATGCTGGTGATCGTAACGATCGTTACTTTTTTCCAACAAGCAGAAAGAAAAATTCCGATTCAGTATACAAAACGTGTGGCAGGCGCTCCAACGAGCAGTTATCTTCCATTGAAAGTTAACGCTGCCGGCGTTATCCCGGTTATCTTTGCTAGTTCCTTGATTACAACACCTAATGCGATCTTTCAAGCTTTTGGATCTGCCAGAGGAGAAACTTGGTTTGATGTAATCCAAACGCTTTTCGATTATAATACAGTGCCTGGCGCTATTTTATATGGAACATTGATCGTTGGGTTTACATTCTTTTATGCTTTTGTTCAAGTGAATCCGGAAAAATTATCGGAAAACTTACAAAAACAAGGAAGCTATATTCCAAGTGTGCGTCCAGGAAAAGGAACAGAAGAGTTCGTCTCAAAATTATTGATGCGTTTAAGCACAGTGGGTTCGCTCTTTTTAGGAGCAGTAGCATTACTGCCGATTATCGCATCCATGGTGTGGGACCTTCCAGAATCAATTGGTTTAGGCGGCACAAGTTTACTAATTGTAATCAGTGTAGCTCTTGAAACTGCCAAACAGATTGAAGGTTTAATGCTGAAACGTCAATATACAGGTTTCTTAAATTAG
- the rplO gene encoding 50S ribosomal protein L15, translating into MKLHELESTKGSRHVRNRVGRGSSSGNGKTSGRGQKGQKARSGGGTRLGFEGGQTELFRRLPKRGFTNVNRKEYAIINLDLLNNFEDGTEVTPAVLAEAGFVKNQKAGIKVLGNGELTKKLTVKAAKFSKAAQEAIEAAGGSIEVI; encoded by the coding sequence ATGAAACTTCATGAACTAGAATCTACAAAAGGATCACGTCATGTACGTAACCGCGTCGGTCGCGGTTCATCATCCGGTAACGGTAAGACTTCAGGACGTGGTCAAAAAGGACAAAAAGCTCGTTCAGGTGGTGGAACTCGTCTTGGTTTTGAAGGTGGGCAAACAGAATTATTCCGCCGTTTACCAAAACGTGGTTTTACCAATGTTAATCGCAAAGAATATGCGATTATTAATCTTGACCTTTTGAACAACTTTGAAGATGGAACTGAAGTTACCCCTGCTGTTTTAGCTGAAGCTGGATTTGTAAAAAATCAAAAAGCTGGCATTAAAGTGTTGGGTAATGGTGAATTAACCAAAAAATTAACTGTTAAAGCAGCGAAGTTTTCTAAAGCAGCACAAGAAGCTATTGAAGCTGCTGGTGGGTCAATTGAGGTGATCTGA
- the rpmD gene encoding 50S ribosomal protein L30 produces the protein MAELKITLKRSVIGRPQNQRDTVKALGLKKVNSTAVRPANDAIKGMIETVAHLVDVEEM, from the coding sequence ATGGCTGAATTAAAAATTACTTTAAAACGCAGTGTTATTGGACGTCCTCAAAATCAACGCGATACAGTAAAAGCGTTGGGACTAAAAAAAGTGAACAGCACTGCTGTACGACCTGCTAATGATGCGATTAAAGGCATGATTGAAACAGTTGCACACTTAGTAGACGTAGAAGAAATGTAA
- the rpsE gene encoding 30S ribosomal protein S5, with protein MAHIDPSNLEIEDRVVAINRVTKVVKGGRRLRFAALVVVGDKNGHVGFGTGKAQEVPEAIRKAVEDGKKNLIEVPMVGTTIPHQVIGTYSGGYILMKPAEAGAGVAAGGPVRAVLELSGVADVTSKSLGSNTPINVVRATIKGLTELKRAEEVAELRGKSVEEIIG; from the coding sequence ATGGCTCATATCGATCCAAGTAATTTGGAAATAGAAGACCGCGTCGTTGCAATCAACCGTGTAACAAAGGTCGTAAAAGGCGGACGTCGTTTACGTTTTGCAGCATTAGTAGTTGTCGGCGATAAAAACGGACACGTAGGATTTGGTACTGGTAAAGCACAAGAAGTACCAGAAGCTATCCGTAAAGCTGTAGAAGACGGTAAGAAGAACTTAATCGAAGTACCAATGGTTGGTACAACGATTCCGCATCAAGTAATTGGCACATATAGTGGCGGATATATTTTGATGAAACCTGCTGAAGCTGGTGCTGGAGTTGCTGCTGGCGGACCTGTCCGTGCGGTATTAGAACTTAGCGGTGTCGCTGATGTAACATCAAAATCTTTAGGTTCAAACACACCGATCAATGTTGTTCGTGCAACAATTAAAGGATTAACTGAATTAAAACGCGCCGAAGAAGTTGCTGAACTTCGTGGCAAATCTGTAGAAGAAATTATTGGTTAG